In Bacteroidota bacterium, the sequence AACGAAACGATATCGAATAGGGAAAGATAGTCAATATGAAAATGTATTTAACTAAATCAATTGTATTAACAATCATTCTTGCTGTGATAGCTTGCAGTCAACCATCAAAATTATTCATTACCGTAAGCAATCCGACTGAAATCGAACGGCAGAACGAAACGGTTGTTCTCAATTGGGCTAATCTAACCAGAGAAGCGTCTTGGCTCGATTCTTCTAATGTTGCAGTACTCGATTCAGAAAATAATAAGGAGCTAATAACTCAGATACTTGAAAACGATTTATTGTTCCAATCTAATTTCAAATCGAACGAGACGAAGCGATTTATTTTGTTCAATACAACATCTCAAAAAATTGTTCCGGAATCTATTGTGGATGCCAAATTTATAACACCGCGTGAAGACGTTGCGTGGGAAAATGACAGGATCGCTTACCGTATCTACGGTTCGAAACTTGCCGGCGATGTTCTTAATGGCATTGATGTATGGGTGAAACGTGTACGTTATCCTATTATCGACAAATGGTACGCGGGTAACGCGTTAGAGGGGAGCCAAAAAATATCTTATCATATTGACCACGGCGAAGGAGCCGATTTTTTTACGGTAGGAAGATCGTTAGGAGCAGGCGGCTGTGCTATCTGGAAAGATGATAAAATTCATCAAACAAGTTTGTTTACATCGCACAAAATAATCGCTAAAGGTCCGATCCGAACAAAGTTTATCGTCTCGTATGAAAAAGATTCAATCAATGGGCAGCCGTTCACAGAAGAAAAAATTTATACACTTGATGCGGGGAATAACTTAAATCGTATCGATGTTTCCTATAA encodes:
- a CDS encoding DUF4861 family protein produces the protein MKMYLTKSIVLTIILAVIACSQPSKLFITVSNPTEIERQNETVVLNWANLTREASWLDSSNVAVLDSENNKELITQILENDLLFQSNFKSNETKRFILFNTTSQKIVPESIVDAKFITPREDVAWENDRIAYRIYGSKLAGDVLNGIDVWVKRVRYPIIDKWYAGNALEGSQKISYHIDHGEGADFFTVGRSLGAGGCAIWKDDKIHQTSLFTSHKIIAKGPIRTKFIVSYEKDSINGQPFTEEKIYTLDAGNNLNRIDVSYNGLQVNKEVTIAVGLVKRKNIESFADDKLGLLSLWGLTNDDSANGYTGTGVLVPPAFFQEMNEDKDHYLIIGKSSPKKYFTYYAGACWTRSGDFKCAEDWNAYLKNFVLRLQKPLRITISTKK